A region of Geobacillus sp. 46C-IIa DNA encodes the following proteins:
- a CDS encoding flagellar FlbD family protein, translated as MISLTRLNGKRFVLNALYIEQIEAFPDTTVTLTNGKKFVVRETVEQVAALASEFYRQVGVFRLSEAGGLDRERE; from the coding sequence ATGATTTCGTTAACGAGGCTCAACGGTAAACGGTTTGTGCTTAACGCGCTTTACATCGAGCAAATTGAAGCGTTTCCCGACACGACTGTGACGCTGACAAATGGGAAAAAGTTTGTTGTTCGCGAAACGGTCGAACAAGTCGCGGCGCTCGCAAGCGAATTTTACCGACAGGTCGGTGTGTTTCGCTTATCGGAAGCAGGAGGACTGGATCGTGAAAGGGAATAA
- the flgG gene encoding flagellar basal body rod protein FlgG, with amino-acid sequence MLRSMYSGIGAMRNFQTKLDVIGNNIANVNTYGFKKGRTIFKDLMSQTISGASGPSGGLGGTNPKQVGLGSQLAAIDTIHTSGSLQTTGRVLDLAISGDGFFIVGELNNGNLSNPLFTRAGNFYLDRQGYIVNSDGLYLVGEGYSNGAFTGNRERISIPTNAQSISIGADGVVNYVDADGVLQIAGRIRLAKFPNNDGLEKVGGSLFRETANSGTIIDPNNPNQWIAYPPGQSGTGTIVSGTLEMSNVDLAEEFTEMIVAQRGFQANTRIITTSDEILQELVNLKK; translated from the coding sequence GTGCTTCGTTCCATGTATTCCGGTATTGGCGCCATGCGCAATTTCCAAACGAAGCTGGATGTGATCGGCAACAACATTGCCAATGTCAACACGTATGGATTTAAAAAAGGAAGAACAATTTTTAAAGATTTAATGAGTCAAACGATCTCTGGTGCGAGTGGGCCAAGCGGCGGCCTTGGCGGCACGAACCCGAAACAAGTCGGTTTAGGCTCGCAGCTCGCTGCGATCGACACTATCCATACATCGGGGAGTTTACAAACAACAGGGCGCGTGCTTGACTTAGCGATTTCGGGAGATGGGTTTTTTATTGTCGGTGAACTAAACAACGGGAACCTGAGTAATCCGCTGTTTACACGGGCTGGAAACTTTTATTTAGATAGACAAGGATATATTGTGAATAGCGATGGATTATATCTTGTCGGTGAAGGCTATAGTAACGGGGCTTTCACGGGAAATCGGGAACGTATTTCGATCCCCACCAATGCGCAAAGCATTAGTATCGGGGCTGATGGAGTTGTAAATTATGTGGATGCAGATGGCGTTTTGCAGATTGCGGGGCGAATTCGGCTGGCCAAATTCCCAAATAATGATGGTTTGGAAAAGGTGGGGGGGAGCTTGTTCCGTGAAACAGCCAATTCCGGCACAATCATCGACCCAAACAATCCGAATCAATGGATCGCCTATCCGCCGGGGCAAAGCGGAACGGGCACGATTGTTTCCGGCACGCTAGAAATGTCCAACGTCGACCTTGCTGAAGAATTTACCGAAATGATTGTCGCCCAGCGCGGGTTCCAGGCGAATACGCGCATCATTACAACATCGGATGAAATTTTGCAAGAGTTGGTCAACTTGAAAAAATAG
- the flgD gene encoding flagellar hook assembly protein FlgD, translated as MAINTIDSNLWMANAAQPERKTGDRILGKDDFLKILLAQLQNQDPLNPLEDKDFIAQMASFSSLEQMMNITDLMQQWMQTSGRDALLRYSEWIGKTVYWQEDDSTMSAVVQSVVQQDGQIVLELNNGTTIAADTVTRVEQKG; from the coding sequence ATGGCAATAAACACAATTGATTCAAATTTATGGATGGCCAACGCTGCCCAGCCGGAACGGAAAACGGGCGATCGCATTTTAGGGAAAGATGACTTTCTAAAGATTTTGCTCGCCCAGCTGCAAAATCAAGATCCGCTCAATCCGTTGGAAGATAAAGACTTTATCGCACAAATGGCGAGTTTTTCGTCTCTCGAGCAAATGATGAACATCACTGATCTCATGCAACAATGGATGCAAACAAGCGGACGCGACGCGCTTTTGCGCTACAGCGAGTGGATCGGTAAAACGGTATATTGGCAAGAGGATGATTCAACAATGAGTGCGGTCGTGCAATCGGTCGTGCAACAAGATGGACAAATTGTCCTCGAGCTGAATAACGGAACGACGATCGCTGCTGATACAGTTACAAGAGTCGAACAAAAAGGATGA
- a CDS encoding flagellar hook-length control protein FliK, with protein sequence MKATIAASLLRSTGVEMTPAMSKKETETTGAFAALLARRQTETDSVETEAAQSPSLSENKTRKTDEQAELAWLPVMAMQAEGSFSAQSVAKGSHDQLPAAVDGESGNHVSFVVADANGRNIRNPLLPFDHRETELAGERVENIQVSTNQRLFQAADSHSELTDAGLGNRRPDGNIGEEGRKLNGKNASVESFFSLRVQPAEYEVRHGPHRENRFQPEGHMTVSANIVSLSSVPASSDSRASRAEADNGSSLIDQVARALRLGRWMKLPNGATQLVIRLHPEHLGTVTVKMVHEGGKLAAKLLVSNDAVKELLYAHLPQLAQLLDASHITVEKWTVWTDFEGSAMPPHSEKRQGGRQHGESQQEQKQESSPSSPFALDGIEADA encoded by the coding sequence ATGAAGGCGACGATCGCAGCAAGCTTGTTGCGCTCTACAGGCGTTGAAATGACGCCGGCGATGTCAAAAAAGGAAACGGAGACAACCGGCGCGTTCGCGGCGCTGCTTGCGCGCAGGCAGACCGAGACAGATTCAGTTGAAACAGAGGCGGCTCAATCGCCATCTTTGTCAGAAAATAAAACGAGAAAAACGGATGAGCAGGCGGAACTAGCTTGGCTGCCTGTTATGGCCATGCAGGCGGAAGGAAGCTTTTCCGCTCAAAGCGTGGCGAAAGGGAGCCATGATCAGTTGCCGGCAGCAGTCGATGGGGAAAGCGGAAATCATGTTTCTTTCGTTGTTGCGGACGCAAACGGCAGGAACATAAGAAACCCGCTGCTGCCGTTTGATCATAGAGAAACCGAATTGGCTGGTGAGAGAGTTGAAAACATACAGGTTTCTACGAATCAACGTTTGTTCCAAGCCGCTGATAGTCACAGCGAGTTGACTGATGCCGGGCTGGGAAACAGGCGGCCAGATGGGAATATCGGTGAAGAGGGGAGAAAGTTAAACGGCAAAAACGCATCGGTCGAATCTTTCTTTTCGTTGCGGGTTCAGCCGGCGGAATATGAGGTTCGTCATGGGCCGCATAGAGAGAATCGTTTCCAGCCGGAGGGTCATATGACTGTTTCGGCAAACATCGTCTCACTGTCGTCGGTTCCCGCCAGTTCGGATAGCCGGGCAAGCAGAGCGGAAGCCGATAACGGCAGTTCTCTGATTGATCAAGTCGCCCGCGCCTTGCGGTTGGGGCGGTGGATGAAGCTGCCAAATGGTGCAACGCAGCTCGTCATCCGTCTCCACCCGGAACATCTTGGGACGGTTACCGTGAAAATGGTGCACGAAGGCGGGAAGCTCGCCGCCAAACTGCTTGTGTCAAATGACGCCGTAAAAGAGCTGCTTTATGCTCATCTGCCGCAGCTCGCCCAGCTGCTCGATGCGAGCCACATCACCGTCGAAAAATGGACGGTTTGGACCGATTTTGAAGGTTCTGCCATGCCGCCGCATTCCGAGAAGCGCCAAGGCGGCCGCCAACATGGCGAGTCACAGCAGGAACAAAAGCAGGAATCATCGCCTTCTTCCCCGTTTGCGTTAGACGGGATTGAGGCGGATGCATAG
- a CDS encoding MotE family protein, with protein MASKVQQEERSSWWQWILFVIVIPSLFAAFFLLLIVKVAGIDVAAKTKQWTANVPFVSEWIDWKKKEKELAKTIAAQQRTIKQQKEMIENQKKQIRQLQNELTVKEHEIARLSAPDEDSTEQADHVAKPAVTTDDVAAMYGAMSEKQAAAILAELSDDEALAVLSRIDGDKAAAILEQMPIEQAANLLSSLRKWAMGEEAAE; from the coding sequence ATGGCAAGCAAAGTCCAACAAGAAGAAAGGTCAAGCTGGTGGCAATGGATCTTGTTCGTCATTGTGATCCCAAGTTTATTTGCCGCCTTCTTCCTCTTGTTAATCGTCAAAGTGGCCGGCATCGATGTGGCGGCAAAAACAAAACAATGGACAGCGAACGTGCCGTTTGTGTCCGAATGGATCGACTGGAAAAAGAAGGAGAAAGAGCTGGCGAAAACGATCGCGGCGCAGCAAAGGACGATCAAACAGCAAAAAGAGATGATTGAGAACCAGAAAAAACAAATTCGGCAGCTCCAAAACGAATTAACCGTAAAAGAGCATGAAATCGCCCGCTTATCGGCGCCAGATGAGGACTCGACCGAACAAGCCGATCACGTTGCCAAGCCCGCCGTGACGACGGATGATGTGGCCGCGATGTACGGGGCGATGTCAGAAAAACAGGCGGCTGCCATTTTAGCCGAGCTGTCGGACGACGAGGCGCTCGCTGTGTTGAGCCGTATCGATGGAGACAAGGCAGCAGCCATTTTGGAACAAATGCCGATTGAACAAGCGGCGAACTTGCTTTCGTCGTTGCGCAAATGGGCGATGGGAGAGGAGGCGGCTGAATGA
- the fliJ gene encoding flagellar export protein FliJ: MAPTFRLQKVLTMKEKEKEKALGEYEEAVRRFEQAAEALYHLLKEKEKCEAARDEQLRTGLSIGAIRHMLQYISNLQRSIDHYQLIVMQAREQMQRRQQRLIELNIEVKKYEKMRERVRRWTEQREKEAESRFLDEMAVQRFARQGEL, from the coding sequence GTGGCGCCAACATTCCGACTCCAAAAAGTATTGACGATGAAAGAAAAAGAAAAAGAGAAGGCGCTTGGCGAGTACGAAGAGGCGGTTCGCCGGTTTGAACAAGCGGCCGAAGCGCTGTATCACTTGCTCAAGGAAAAAGAAAAATGCGAAGCGGCGAGAGATGAACAGCTGCGGACCGGCTTATCGATCGGCGCGATTCGCCATATGTTGCAATATATCAGCAATTTACAGCGGTCCATTGATCATTACCAGCTCATCGTCATGCAAGCGCGCGAGCAGATGCAGCGTCGGCAGCAACGCCTGATCGAATTGAACATAGAAGTGAAAAAATATGAGAAAATGCGCGAACGTGTGCGGCGATGGACGGAGCAACGCGAGAAAGAGGCAGAAAGCCGCTTTCTTGACGAAATGGCTGTTCAGCGTTTTGCACGGCAAGGGGAGTTGTAG
- the fliI gene encoding flagellar protein export ATPase FliI, whose amino-acid sequence MYKRFGKVSRVIGLMTESKGPESSIGDLCYIHEASGGRKIPAEVVGFHEQHVLLMPFSSMAHIAPGCLVEATGKPLEVYVGDALIGAVLDPLGRPLDGSALPPGLKPVSVERDPPNPLTRPPIAEPLEVGVRVIDSLLAVGKGQRVGIFAGSGVGKSTLMGMVARRTSADVNVIALIGERGREVREFLERDLGPEGLARSVVVVATSDQPALMRVKGAYTATAIAEYFRDQGTDVMLMMDSVTRVAMAQREIGLAIGEPPTTKGYTPSVFALLPKLLERAGANASGTITAFYTVLVDGDDMNEPIADAVRGILDGHFVLDRQLANKGQYPAINVLKSVSRVMPHIISAEHREAANRLRRLLSTYIDSEDLIQIGAYKRGSSREIDEAIQFYPQIMAFCRQEIDEKTTRAESIDALFRLMASEG is encoded by the coding sequence TTGTATAAACGGTTCGGCAAAGTATCGCGTGTCATCGGATTAATGACCGAATCGAAAGGGCCGGAAAGCTCGATCGGCGACCTTTGTTACATTCACGAAGCGAGCGGCGGCCGAAAAATTCCTGCGGAAGTCGTCGGCTTTCATGAGCAGCACGTCTTGCTTATGCCCTTTTCCTCTATGGCGCATATCGCTCCCGGCTGCCTCGTTGAGGCGACCGGTAAGCCGCTTGAAGTATACGTTGGCGATGCGCTCATTGGCGCGGTCCTTGACCCGCTCGGCCGACCGCTTGACGGAAGTGCGCTGCCGCCTGGGCTGAAGCCGGTATCGGTCGAACGCGATCCGCCGAACCCGCTCACCCGGCCGCCGATTGCCGAGCCGCTTGAGGTCGGCGTGCGCGTCATCGACAGCTTGCTCGCGGTCGGCAAAGGTCAGCGTGTCGGCATTTTTGCCGGCTCCGGGGTCGGCAAGAGCACGCTCATGGGAATGGTCGCCCGCCGCACGTCGGCCGATGTGAACGTCATTGCCTTAATCGGCGAGCGCGGCCGCGAAGTGCGTGAATTTTTGGAGCGCGACCTCGGCCCGGAAGGCTTGGCCCGTTCGGTTGTCGTCGTCGCCACCTCGGACCAGCCGGCGCTCATGCGTGTCAAAGGAGCGTACACCGCGACGGCAATCGCTGAATATTTCCGCGACCAAGGAACGGATGTCATGTTGATGATGGACTCGGTCACCCGCGTTGCGATGGCGCAGCGGGAGATCGGTCTCGCTATCGGCGAGCCTCCGACAACGAAAGGATATACACCGTCGGTATTCGCCTTGCTGCCGAAGCTGCTTGAGCGGGCGGGGGCAAACGCTTCAGGCACGATCACCGCTTTTTATACGGTGCTTGTCGACGGCGACGATATGAATGAGCCGATTGCCGATGCGGTGCGCGGCATTTTAGACGGCCATTTTGTGCTTGATCGTCAACTGGCCAATAAAGGGCAATACCCGGCCATTAACGTGCTCAAAAGCGTGAGCCGCGTCATGCCCCACATCATTAGCGCAGAGCATCGCGAAGCGGCCAATCGGCTTCGCCGCCTTCTCTCTACTTATATCGATTCGGAGGACTTAATTCAAATAGGGGCGTACAAACGTGGATCTTCTCGAGAAATTGATGAGGCGATTCAATTTTATCCGCAAATTATGGCGTTTTGCCGTCAGGAGATCGACGAAAAAACGACGCGCGCTGAAAGCATTGATGCCCTCTTTCGCCTAATGGCGTCAGAGGGATGA
- the fliH gene encoding flagellar assembly protein FliH, whose protein sequence is MILLSNVIKAPAVTARTGKKTIAVQRYVPNVPPSADDRQRELEAIAAAKEEVAELRRQAEQYYAAVHEQLAREQEQWRHEKERLMREARAQGYEDGYAAGRDEALSEHREWIEQARRLAERANDEFYARLESTAETMLEVALKAAERIIGVTLENDRGAFLPLVRQVLHEVRRQTEVAVYVHPHCYEIVASQQEMLRSVFPHHVDLFIYPDDTLPEYGCLVETPFGRVDASVDTQLERLREALYRRLKEGMSAELAGAS, encoded by the coding sequence ATGATATTATTGTCTAACGTCATTAAAGCGCCGGCAGTGACGGCCCGCACCGGCAAAAAGACGATCGCCGTGCAGCGTTATGTTCCGAATGTCCCGCCATCTGCGGATGATCGGCAACGGGAACTGGAAGCGATCGCCGCGGCCAAAGAGGAGGTGGCCGAGCTTCGCCGCCAAGCTGAACAATATTATGCGGCAGTGCACGAACAGCTGGCCCGCGAACAAGAGCAATGGCGGCACGAGAAAGAGCGGCTCATGCGGGAGGCGCGCGCTCAAGGGTATGAAGACGGCTATGCCGCTGGGCGCGACGAAGCGCTGAGCGAGCATCGCGAATGGATCGAACAAGCCCGGCGCTTAGCAGAACGGGCCAATGACGAGTTTTATGCCCGGCTCGAGTCGACGGCAGAAACGATGCTTGAAGTGGCGTTAAAGGCGGCCGAACGCATCATCGGTGTGACGCTCGAGAACGACCGAGGCGCGTTTTTGCCGCTCGTGCGCCAAGTGCTGCACGAAGTGCGCCGGCAGACGGAGGTCGCCGTTTATGTGCACCCGCATTGCTATGAAATAGTAGCCAGCCAGCAAGAGATGCTGCGATCCGTTTTTCCGCACCACGTCGATTTATTTATTTACCCGGACGATACACTGCCGGAATACGGCTGCCTTGTAGAAACGCCGTTCGGACGCGTCGATGCCAGCGTAGATACGCAGCTTGAACGGCTGCGCGAGGCGCTCTACAGGCGGCTGAAGGAGGGAATGTCCGCTGAACTGGCAGGCGCTTCTTGA
- the fliG gene encoding flagellar motor switch protein FliG: MAKRERKGGLSGRQKAAILLISLGPDVSASVYKHLSEEEIEKLTLEISNVRQVTSEQKEEVLEEFRQLALAQDYIAQGGIAYAKEVLEKALGPDKAMNIINRLTSALMVRPFDFARKADPMQLLNFIQNEHPQTIALILSYLEPAQAGQILSALPQEMQADVARRIALMDSTSPEIISEVEQILERRLSATVVQDYTQAGGIEAVVEVLNQVDRSTERTILDALEIQDPELAEEIKKRMFVFEDIVTLDNRAIQRVIREVDNNDLMLALKVASDEVKDIVFRNMSTRMAETFKEEMEYMGPVRLRDVEEAQSRIVAVIRRLEETGEIVIARGGGDDIIV; this comes from the coding sequence ATGGCAAAGCGCGAACGGAAAGGCGGGCTGTCGGGCAGGCAAAAAGCGGCCATCCTGCTCATTTCCCTCGGCCCAGACGTGTCGGCCTCCGTCTATAAACATTTGTCGGAAGAAGAGATCGAAAAGCTGACGCTCGAAATTTCCAACGTCCGCCAAGTGACGTCCGAACAAAAAGAAGAGGTGCTCGAGGAGTTTCGCCAGCTTGCTTTGGCGCAAGACTACATCGCCCAAGGCGGCATCGCCTACGCGAAAGAAGTGCTTGAAAAGGCGCTCGGCCCGGACAAGGCGATGAACATTATTAACCGCTTGACATCGGCGCTTATGGTGCGGCCGTTTGATTTCGCCCGCAAAGCCGATCCGATGCAACTGCTAAACTTTATTCAAAACGAACATCCGCAAACGATCGCGCTTATTCTCTCGTATTTGGAGCCGGCGCAGGCGGGGCAAATTTTATCGGCGCTGCCGCAGGAGATGCAGGCTGACGTCGCTCGGCGCATTGCGCTGATGGACAGCACGTCGCCGGAAATTATTAGCGAGGTCGAGCAAATTCTCGAGCGGCGGCTGTCGGCGACCGTTGTGCAAGATTATACGCAGGCCGGCGGCATTGAGGCGGTTGTTGAAGTGTTAAACCAAGTTGATCGGAGCACGGAGCGGACGATACTAGACGCTTTGGAAATTCAAGACCCGGAACTGGCCGAAGAAATCAAAAAGCGGATGTTCGTCTTTGAAGACATCGTAACGCTTGATAACCGCGCCATTCAGCGGGTCATCCGCGAAGTGGACAACAACGACCTCATGCTGGCGCTGAAAGTGGCGAGCGATGAAGTGAAAGACATCGTCTTCCGCAACATGTCAACAAGAATGGCCGAGACGTTTAAAGAAGAGATGGAATATATGGGCCCGGTCCGGCTGCGCGATGTGGAAGAAGCGCAGTCGCGCATCGTCGCGGTGATCCGCCGTCTCGAGGAGACAGGGGAAATCGTCATCGCCCGCGGGGGAGGAGATGATATTATTGTCTAA
- the fliF gene encoding flagellar basal-body MS-ring/collar protein FliF, whose translation MDSKWKEWWGRARAFWQERTKKQKQLVIGGTAVALFAIGIGMFFAMRTEMAPLYSNLTPQEAGQIKATLDGRGVPAEVADGGTTIKVPKEQVDALKVELAAEGIPNSGVIDYSFFGQNASFGMTDNEFTMVKLKAMQTELANLMKTIDGVEDAKVMINLPQPSVFVFDEKGEASASIVLKTKPGYQFSDEQIRALYHLVAKSVPNLSTDNIVIMNQFFEYFDLKNDGENSTGTTFASQQQIKKQIERDIQRQVQQMLGAMMGQDKVVVSVTADVDFTQEKREENLVAPVDEENNEGIAVSVQRIKETYSGSGAPPGGIAGTGTNETPGYQGANGATNGDYERTEETVNNEVNKIKKQIVESPYKIRDLGIQVMVEPPNPDDPNSLPPEAVNDIQKILGTIVRTSIDKSEAQPLTDEDINSRIVVSVQKFNGKPTFTESAPVRPAWWWYAAGAGALLLIALLLFFWLRRRREDEEEEDELVFAPPLSAEPELPKPPETEEKLRRRQLERLAKEKPDEFAKLLKTWLSEE comes from the coding sequence ATGGACAGCAAATGGAAAGAGTGGTGGGGCCGCGCTCGTGCGTTTTGGCAAGAACGGACGAAAAAACAGAAACAGCTCGTCATAGGCGGGACGGCGGTAGCGCTTTTTGCCATCGGCATTGGAATGTTTTTTGCCATGAGGACGGAAATGGCGCCACTATATAGCAATCTAACACCGCAAGAAGCCGGGCAAATTAAAGCGACGCTCGATGGGCGCGGCGTTCCGGCGGAAGTGGCCGATGGCGGCACGACAATCAAAGTGCCGAAAGAGCAAGTCGATGCGTTGAAAGTGGAGCTGGCCGCTGAAGGCATTCCGAACAGTGGGGTCATCGACTATTCGTTTTTTGGCCAAAACGCGAGCTTCGGCATGACCGATAACGAGTTTACTATGGTCAAGTTGAAGGCGATGCAAACCGAACTCGCCAACTTAATGAAAACGATCGACGGCGTCGAGGATGCGAAAGTAATGATCAACCTTCCGCAGCCGAGCGTATTTGTTTTCGATGAAAAAGGAGAAGCCTCGGCTTCGATTGTGCTGAAGACGAAGCCGGGCTATCAGTTCAGCGACGAGCAAATTCGGGCGCTGTACCACCTCGTCGCCAAAAGTGTTCCGAACCTCTCTACAGATAATATCGTCATTATGAATCAGTTTTTTGAGTATTTTGATTTAAAAAATGACGGCGAAAATTCGACAGGGACGACATTCGCTTCGCAGCAACAAATCAAAAAACAAATCGAACGCGACATCCAACGTCAAGTGCAGCAAATGCTTGGCGCGATGATGGGACAGGACAAAGTCGTCGTTTCCGTAACGGCTGACGTCGACTTTACGCAAGAAAAGCGGGAAGAAAACTTAGTCGCTCCTGTTGACGAGGAGAACAATGAAGGAATTGCCGTCAGCGTGCAGCGCATTAAAGAAACGTATTCGGGAAGCGGGGCGCCGCCGGGCGGCATCGCCGGAACGGGCACGAACGAAACGCCGGGCTACCAGGGGGCAAACGGTGCGACGAACGGCGATTATGAGCGGACCGAGGAAACCGTCAACAACGAAGTGAACAAAATTAAAAAACAAATCGTGGAAAGTCCATATAAAATTCGCGACTTAGGCATTCAAGTGATGGTCGAGCCGCCCAATCCGGACGACCCGAACTCACTGCCGCCGGAGGCGGTCAACGATATTCAGAAAATATTAGGAACGATCGTCCGAACATCGATTGACAAAAGCGAAGCACAACCATTGACTGACGAAGACATCAACAGCCGCATCGTCGTCTCGGTGCAAAAGTTTAACGGAAAGCCGACATTCACCGAATCGGCGCCGGTTCGTCCGGCATGGTGGTGGTATGCGGCGGGAGCGGGGGCGCTGTTGCTGATCGCCCTGCTGTTGTTCTTCTGGCTGCGTCGCCGCCGCGAAGACGAGGAAGAGGAAGACGAGCTCGTATTCGCCCCGCCGCTTTCGGCAGAGCCGGAGCTGCCGAAACCGCCGGAGACGGAGGAGAAACTGCGCCGCCGGCAGCTTGAACGGCTGGCGAAAGAAAAGCCGGATGAGTTTGCCAAACTATTAAAAACGTGGCTATCAGAGGAGTAG
- the fliE gene encoding flagellar hook-basal body complex protein FliE, giving the protein MIDGASRVGLTPAAAAQSPVKPAAVQKQFAAFLKEALNNVNDAQIQADALTEKLVRGENVQLHDVMIAAQKASITLQLTLEIRNKAIEAYQEMMRMPL; this is encoded by the coding sequence ATGATCGACGGAGCAAGCCGCGTCGGGCTGACGCCGGCGGCCGCCGCCCAGAGCCCGGTAAAGCCGGCCGCGGTGCAAAAACAGTTTGCCGCTTTTTTGAAAGAGGCGCTCAACAATGTAAACGACGCGCAAATTCAAGCGGACGCGCTGACGGAAAAACTCGTCCGCGGAGAGAACGTCCAATTGCATGATGTGATGATCGCCGCGCAAAAGGCGAGCATTACGCTGCAGCTGACACTTGAGATCCGCAACAAGGCGATCGAGGCGTATCAAGAAATGATGCGCATGCCGTTGTAG
- the flgC gene encoding flagellar basal body rod protein FlgC, translating to MSMFQSLHISASALTAERLRMDVISSNIANVDTTRARFVNGEWEPYRRKVVVIEPRGEQFSSYLQAALGRTGAVGSGVRVREIADDPAPFKLVYDPDHPDAGADGYVRLPNVDPLKEMVDLIGATRSYEANVTALNASKGMLMKALEIGK from the coding sequence GTGTCCATGTTTCAAAGCCTGCACATCTCGGCTTCGGCCTTGACGGCCGAGCGGCTGCGCATGGATGTGATCTCGTCCAATATCGCCAACGTGGATACGACGCGAGCCCGTTTTGTCAACGGGGAATGGGAGCCGTACCGCCGCAAAGTCGTCGTGATCGAACCGCGCGGTGAACAGTTTTCGAGTTATTTGCAGGCTGCCCTCGGGCGCACCGGCGCGGTCGGCAGCGGGGTGCGGGTGCGCGAAATCGCTGACGATCCGGCGCCGTTTAAACTCGTGTATGATCCGGATCACCCGGATGCGGGCGCTGACGGCTACGTTCGTCTGCCGAACGTTGACCCGCTCAAAGAAATGGTCGACTTGATTGGCGCCACACGCTCCTACGAGGCGAACGTCACTGCGTTGAATGCCTCAAAAGGGATGTTGATGAAGGCGCTTGAGATTGGGAAATAG
- the flgB gene encoding flagellar basal body rod protein FlgB — MTLFSSTIHWLEQGLRYASLRQQAIADNIANADTPGYKAKDVRFQAELDRALQLEAKRTNPSHFPFRNEQNGKIVVTTNANISYNHNGNSVDIDQEMSKLAENQIYYNALIERINGKFNTLKTVIKGGK, encoded by the coding sequence TTGACGCTGTTTTCATCGACGATCCACTGGCTTGAACAAGGACTCCGTTATGCCTCGCTCCGCCAGCAGGCGATTGCCGACAACATCGCCAACGCCGATACACCGGGCTATAAGGCGAAAGACGTGCGCTTTCAGGCCGAGCTCGACCGGGCGCTCCAGCTCGAGGCGAAACGGACGAATCCGAGCCATTTTCCGTTTCGAAACGAACAAAATGGAAAAATTGTCGTGACGACGAACGCAAATATCAGTTACAATCATAATGGCAACAGTGTCGACATTGATCAAGAAATGTCAAAATTAGCAGAAAACCAAATTTATTACAATGCGCTCATTGAACGGATAAACGGCAAATTCAATACGTTAAAAACGGTCATTAAAGGAGGGAAATAG
- the codY gene encoding GTP-sensing pleiotropic transcriptional regulator CodY yields MNLLEKTRKINAMLQKAAGRPVNFKEMAETLCDVIEANVFVVSRRGKLLGFAIKQSIENERMKRMLEERQFPEEYTRNLFNITETSPNIDINSEYTAFPVENRDLFKTGLTTIVPINGGGERLGTLILSRLDREFDNDDLILAEYGATVVGMEILREKTEEIEEEARSKAVVQMAISSLSYSELEAIEHIFEELDGTEGLLVASKIADRVGITRSVIVNALRKLESAGVIESRSLGMKGTYIKVLNDKFLTELEKLKSS; encoded by the coding sequence ATGAATTTGCTAGAGAAAACGCGAAAAATTAACGCCATGCTGCAAAAAGCAGCCGGGCGGCCGGTCAACTTCAAAGAAATGGCGGAAACGCTTTGCGATGTCATCGAAGCAAACGTGTTCGTTGTCAGCCGCCGCGGCAAACTGCTTGGATTTGCCATTAAACAATCGATTGAAAACGAGCGGATGAAACGGATGCTTGAAGAGCGGCAGTTTCCGGAAGAATATACGAGAAACTTGTTCAACATTACGGAAACGTCTCCTAACATCGATATTAATAGCGAATATACGGCATTTCCAGTGGAAAATCGTGACTTATTTAAAACCGGTTTGACGACGATTGTCCCGATCAACGGCGGGGGCGAACGGCTCGGCACGCTCATTTTGTCGCGCCTTGACCGCGAGTTTGACAACGACGACCTCATTTTGGCCGAATACGGGGCCACGGTTGTCGGCATGGAGATTTTGCGCGAAAAAACAGAGGAAATCGAAGAGGAGGCACGCAGCAAGGCGGTCGTGCAAATGGCGATCAGCTCGCTTTCTTACAGCGAACTTGAGGCGATTGAACATATTTTTGAAGAGCTTGACGGGACGGAAGGGCTGCTTGTCGCCAGCAAAATCGCCGACCGCGTCGGCATCACCCGCTCGGTGATCGTCAACGCCCTGCGCAAGCTTGAGAGCGCCGGAGTGATTGAATCGCGTTCGCTCGGCATGAAAGGAACATACATTAAAGTGTTGAACGACAAGTTTTTGACTGAGCTTGAAAAACTGAAATCGAGCTGA